From the Solanum stenotomum isolate F172 chromosome 4, ASM1918654v1, whole genome shotgun sequence genome, one window contains:
- the LOC125861275 gene encoding uncharacterized protein LOC125861275 codes for MLILRYPQIFTLTSRAILGELRSLNKKSDPKYFDKVQISSQLSYDSKYHFVSEQLVSRACNPYSCHELPDNRIRVHKASQFCKVLQKFGYETFDIDVASECHDMKHCKNLGPFVHDWEITEGKNAMSNKFKLLITNLHCLPETNSPKTAKVSAVFRALSPSEDRFYSGSRTGLSGMTISAEGTWNSSTGNLCMVGCIGLENDADGCDSRICLYLPGTFSITQRNVLSGTISSIKETYVPLRFKKELRPLDIWNTYHDYSKSYLSYRFTRIEMLRAFMQKDNSYNLGMLITKIIHRFPGIEDDRNLTLLSSLSDELSFQVKALPHAIRNKTISKTFLSLEVLSLGHLFGRHWPFLREHTCQEEGKVPSFLAYDDQNILLNVSAQLTVTEKYFSHVAKVFLEGLYDASRGVMHTVGCREIHSQKFMDCLIEVKVQYSSKTTRWLINPTASVSITSLWNPEDQFYFSPINLKTVLIPYRDHSKEVKFCLNFEACFRIFVLLTSAACLLSQLYYVERNIDATPLISAVMLGIQLLGYGVPLVMDTPILFAWKEYLYPQSRLLHTGSTNKQF; via the coding sequence ATGCTTATTCTTCGATACCCTCAGATCTTCACTTTGACTAGTAGAGCAATTCTTGGTGAGTTGAGAAGTCTAAATAAGAAGTCAGATCCTAAATATTTCGACAAGGTCCAAATTTCATCACAGCTGAGCTATGACTCGAAATATCATTTTGTATCTGAGCAACTTGTATCTAGAGCTTGCAATCCATATTCATGTCATGAACTTCCTGATAACAGAATTCGAGTCCACAAAGCGTCACAGTTTTgcaaagttcttcaaaaatttgGTTATGAAACATTTGACATTGATGTGGCTTCAGAGTGCCATGACATGAAGCATTGCAAGAATCTAGGACCATTTGTGCATGACTGGGAGATCACTGAAGGCAAGAATGCTATGTCCAACAAGTTTAAGCTCTTAATTACAAATTTGCATTGCTTACCAGAAACTAATTCCCCTAAGACTGCAAAAGTTTCTGCTGTCTTCAGAGCGCTCTCTCCTTCAGAAGATCGCTTCTATTCAGGATCAAGAACAGGTCTTTCTGGAATGACAATATCTGCAGAAGGAACATGGAATTCTTCCACTGGTAACCTCTGCATGGTTGGTTGCATTGGCCTAGAGAATGATGCTGATGGATGTGATTCACGAATATGCTTGTACTTACCAGGCACATTTTCAATCACTCAGCGAAATGTTCTTTCTGGAACCATCTCTAGCATAAAAGAGACTTACGTTCCTTTACGGTTTAAAAAGGAACTCCGTCCTCTCGACATCTGGAACACGTATCATGATTACAGTAAATCCTACTTATCCTACAGGTTTACAAGAATTGAGATGTTAAGGGCCTTTATGCAGAAAGACAACAGTTACAATTTGGGGATGCTGATTACGAAAATAATCCACAGATTTCCAGGCATTGAAGACGATAGAAACTTAACACTCCTTTCTTCTTTATCCGATGAGCTTTCTTTCCAGGTTAAAGCTCTTCCACATGCCATACGGAACAAGACTATCTCCAAAACATTTCTTTCACTCGAGGTCCTCTCATTAGGTCATTTGTTCGGACGTCATTGGCCATTTCTAAGGGAGCATACTTGCCAAGAAGAGGGTAAAGTTCCATCTTTCCTTGCTTATGATGatcaaaatatacttttaaatgTCTCAGCACAACTGACTGTTACTGAGAAGTACTTTAGTCACGTTGCAAAAGTCTTCCTCGAGGGACTTTACGATGCATCCAGGGGGGTGATGCATACAGTAGGCTGCAGGGAAATTCATAGCCAAAAGTTTATGGATTGCTTGATCGAAGTTAAGGTGCAGTATTCCTCCAAGACTACTAGGTGGTTGATAAATCCTACTGCCAGTGTATCCATTACTAGTCTGTGGAATCCAGAAGATCAGTTTTATTTCAGTCCAATCAACTTAAAAACAGTACTGATTCCATATAGAGACCACTCCAAGGAGGTCAAGTTTTGCCTGAACTTCGAGGCTTGTTTCcgtatatttgttcttttaactTCTGCAGCTTGTTTGTTGAGTCAACTCTATTACGTTGAGCGAAACATAGATGCCACTCCTCTCATTTCTGCTGTTATGTTAGGTATTCAACTTCTTGGTTATGGTGTCCCTTTGGTCATGGATACCCCCATTCTTTTTGCATGGAAGGAATATCTTTATCCACAGAGTCGATTATTGCATACTGGATCGACTAATAAACAGTTCTAA